CTCGCCGGCGGACCTCAAGTCGCTGGCCGAGCAGCTGATGCAGCCCAAGCAGCTCAAGGAGTTCATGGAGACGAAGGAGGCGGACTTCGCCATCGGTGTGCCGGGGGTGGGCCGTTTTCGCGTCAACGTGTACTGGCAGCGCGGCACCCTGGCCTTCGCGTTCCGCGTCATTCCCTACGAGGTGAAGACCATCGAGGAGCTGCGGCTCCCCAAGATCCTCGAGGAGATCGCGGTGAAGCCGCGTGGGCTGGTGCTGATCACGGGCGTCACCGGCAGCGGCAAGTCCACGGCCCTCGCCGCGATGATCAACCACATCAACACGACGCGCCGGGTCAACATCATCACCATCGAGGACCCGATCGAGTTCCTGCACCGGGACATCAACTCGATCGTGAACCAGCGCGAGGTGGGTGCGGACACCCTCTCGTTCCACGCGGCGCTGAAGCACATCCTGAGGCAGAACCCCGACGTGATCCTGATCGGCGAGATTCGCGACATCGAGACGCTGGACGTCGCCCTCAAGGCGGCGGACACCGGCCACCTCGTCTTCTCTACGCTGCACACGACCGACGCGACGCAGACCATCAACCGCGTGATCTCGTTCTATCCGCCGCACCAGCACGAGGAGATCCGGCACCTGCTCTCTACCGCGCTCCAGGGCGTGGTGTCGCTCCGCCTGGCGCCCACCAAGGACGGCGTGGGTCGCGTCGCGGCGTGCGAGGTGCTGATCAACACGGCCGCGGTGCGGGACAACATCCGGGACGTGAAGGCCCAGCTCAACATCCCGGATCTCATCAAGGAAGGGAATATCCAGTACGGGATGCAGTCCTTCGACCAGAGCCTGATGCGCTGGTTCACGATGGGCGTGATCTCGCTGGAAACGGCCCTGTTCTTCTGCTCGAACCCGACCGAGTTCTCGTTGCAGATCCAGGGCATCGCGGGCACGAGCGACCGGACGTTCGAGGGGTTCCAGGATGGCGAGGAGAAGAAGGGGGCCTTCGATCCCAAGACGATCCCGCCCGCGGAAAAGGGCAGCCGCGGCTCCGGGAGCGACCTGCCCGGGCTGAGCAGGGACCCGCTCCAGCACTGATGTTCAAGAAAGTCCTGATCGCCAACCGCGGTGAGATAGCCGTCCGCGTCATCCGGGCGTGTCGCGAGTTGGGCATCGCGACCGTCGCCGTCTATAGCGAGGCCGACCGCGAGTCACTCCACGTCCGCTTCGCCGACGACGATGTCTGCATCGGCCCGCCGCCCGCGCGGG
This DNA window, taken from Gemmatimonadales bacterium, encodes the following:
- a CDS encoding PilT/PilU family type 4a pilus ATPase, with protein sequence MSEPGATRPAAPAPGAAPGAPAAKAPPATAFFQKAIKTMIEKKGSDLLLKVGRAPTVRVAGELEQMDMTPLSPADLKSLAEQLMQPKQLKEFMETKEADFAIGVPGVGRFRVNVYWQRGTLAFAFRVIPYEVKTIEELRLPKILEEIAVKPRGLVLITGVTGSGKSTALAAMINHINTTRRVNIITIEDPIEFLHRDINSIVNQREVGADTLSFHAALKHILRQNPDVILIGEIRDIETLDVALKAADTGHLVFSTLHTTDATQTINRVISFYPPHQHEEIRHLLSTALQGVVSLRLAPTKDGVGRVAACEVLINTAAVRDNIRDVKAQLNIPDLIKEGNIQYGMQSFDQSLMRWFTMGVISLETALFFCSNPTEFSLQIQGIAGTSDRTFEGFQDGEEKKGAFDPKTIPPAEKGSRGSGSDLPGLSRDPLQH